The following proteins are co-located in the Solanum pennellii chromosome 8, SPENNV200 genome:
- the LOC107029065 gene encoding pentatricopeptide repeat-containing protein At3g54980, mitochondrial isoform X1, with translation MKALLPSSSQIPPWLILYCRRHLCISSTSSSLTIQQPKTPPPPPPDSTTNSLDTDHSCGRPNSEDVEFTKNHVVYVLLSHRDDPDSAYRYFQTARLQRGFLHSKSDPFFVLLHILVNSAMHQHKSRRLLDYYASSDSGPSATVVFNGLVKCGKTFDFELNPKIFNFLMSSCMKANRLNDAIDCFNAMLEHDIMLWIPIMNSLLKKLVRQGMVGVAEDLYTDIVSRGTHYDCGTVHILMEACLREGKMKEAVKLLEEAKMSGIKFDAGLYSCGVYVACKEQNLSLALKLLEEMKYGGWVPSEGTYTNIILACVKQGNMVKALRLKDEMLSNGHLMNLVVATSLMKGYHLQGNLSSALDLFDKLVEYGLTPNKATYAVLIEGCCKNGDVEKALLVYRQMKLAGINSNAYIENSLIKGFLSVDLLDEAMNVFDGAINSGTANVFVYNSIIAWLCKKGQMDKAQNTWDKMVANGILPTITSYNNIILGNCRNGNMDKALDFFSQLPERHLKANVVTYSILIDGYFRKGDADKAENMFDQMVSSGISPTDYTFNTVISGMSKVGKTSEAKDLLKRIVEGGDLLPTCMSYNSLIDGFLKEDDVSSALSAYREMCNSGISPDVVTYTTLIDGLCKSNNINLALKLLKEMRNKEIKLDVIAYAVLIDGFCKRRDMKSASELFDEILQVGISPNLFVYNSMMSGFINVNNMEAALVLRDKMINEGVPCDLKTYTTLIDGLLKDGKIDLASDLFTEMLGKGIMPDDITYTVLVHGLSNKGQVENAHKILEEMYKKSMTPSVLIYNTLIAGYFKEGNLQEAFRLHDEMLDKGLKPDDATYDILISGKLKDNSLGRGSSMPQ, from the coding sequence ATGAAAGCTTTACTCCCTTCCTCTTCGCAGATTCCTCCATGGCTAATCCTCTATTGCAGACGCCATTTATGCATTTCTTCAACCTCATCTTCACTAACAATTCAACAACCAAAAACTCCTCCGCCTCCACCTCCAGACTCAACTACCAATTCTCTTGATACTGACCATTCTTGTGGCAGACCCAATTCGGAAGATGTTGAGTTCACCAAGAATCATGTCGTTTATGTTCTTCTCAGTCACAGAGATGACCCTGATTCAGCTTATAGGTACTTCCAAACTGCTAGACTCCAAAGGGGTTTTCTACATTCTAAATCTGACCCTTTCTTTGTTCTGCTTCACATATTAGTGAATTCTGCAATGCATCAACATAAATCTCGACGTTTGCTTGATTATTACGCTTCTAGTGACTCCGGTCCGTCTGCTACTGTTGTTTTTAATGGTCTAGTGAAGTGTGGTAAGActtttgattttgagttaaatCCCAAGATTTTCAATTTCTTGATGAGTAGTTGTATGAAAGCTAATCGATTGAATGATGCTATTGATTGTTTCAATGCGATGTTGGAACATGATATAATGTTGTGGATACCAATCATGAACAGCCTTTTAAAGAAATTGGTGAGGCAGGGCATGGTTGGAGTAGCGGAAGATTTGTATACTGATATAGTGTCGAGAGGAACTCATTATGATTGTGGAACTGTTCATATTTTGATGGAGGCTTGTCTCAGAGAAGGGAAAATGAAGGAGGCTGTGAAGCTTTTAGAGGAGGCTAAGATGAGTGGAATTAAGTTTGATGCAGGATTATATAGCTGTGGGGTTTATGTTGCTTGTAAGGAGCAGAATCTAAGTTTAGCGTTGAAGTTGTTGGAGGAGATGAAATACGGGGGTTGGGTTCCTTCTGAGGGAACGTATACAAACATAATTTTGGCTTGTGTGAAACAAGGGAATATGGTCAAGGCGTTGAGGCTCAAGGATGAAATGCTTAGTAATGGCCATCTGATGAACTTGGTGGTTGCAACAAGTTTGATGAAAGGGTATCATCTGCAGGGGAACTTATCAAGTGCTTTGGATTTGTTTGACAAACTGGTCGAGTATGGACTCACTCCGAACAAGGCGACATATGCAGTTTTAATAGAAGGTTGCTGTAAAAATGGGGATGTTGAAAAAGCATTACTAGTTTACAGGCAAATGAAACTTGCAGGTATTAACTCTAATGCTTATATTGAAAATTCGTTGATAAAGGGATTTTTGAGTGTGGACTTGTTAGATGAAGCAATGAATGTGTTTGATGGGGCAATAAATTCAGGGACGGCCAATGTTTTCGTTTACAATAGTATAATCGCATGGTTGTGTAAGAAGGGTCAAATGGATAAAGCTCAAAACACATGGGATAAGATGGTTGCTAATGGAATTTTACCTACTATAACTTCATACAACAATATTATTCTTGGAAATTGCAGAAATGGGAATATGGACAAAGCATTGGATTTCTTCTCCCAGTTGCCAGAAAGACATTTGAAAGCTAATGTTGTAACATATAGCATTTTGATTGACGGGTATTTTAGAAAAGGTGACGCTGATAAAGCTGAGAACATGTTTGATCAAATGGTCTCTTCAGGAATTTCCCCTACTGACTACACATTCAATACCGTGATCAGTGGTATGTCTAAGGTTGGCAAAACATCAGAGGCAAAAGATTTGCTTAAAAGGATTGTGGAAGGAGGAGACCTCCTTCCAACATGCATGTCTTACAATAGTCTAATCGATGGATTTTTGAAGGAAGATGATGTCAGCTCAGCTTTGTCTGCTTATAGAGAGATGTGCAATAGTGGTATTTCCCCAGATGTTGTCACTTACACAACTTTGATTGATGGGTTATGCAAAAGCAATAACATTAATCTAGCTCTAAAACTGCTGAAGGAgatgagaaataaagaaattaagttaGATGTCATTGCATACGCTGTTCTTATAGATGGGTTTTGCAAAAGAAGAGATATGAAAAGTGCTTCTGAACTTTTTGATGAAATCCTTCAAGTTGGTATCTCTCCTAACCTATTTGTTTATAATAGCATGATGAGTGGGTTTATAAATGTGAATAATATGGAAGCAGCACTAGTCTTGCGTGATAAGATGATCAATGAAGGCGTTCCATGTGATCTGAAAACATACACCACATTGATTGATGGGCTTTTGAAGGATGGAAAAATAGATCTGGCATCTGATTTGTTTACTGAGATGCTTGGAAAGGGTATAATGCCTGATGACATCACATATACTGTTCTTGTACATGGTCTTTCAAATAAAGGCCAGGTTGAGAATGCACACAAAATCTTAGAGGAGATGTATAAAAAGAGTATGACTCCTAGTGTTCTGATTTATAATACACTAATTGCTGGATACTTCAAGGAGGGAAATTTGCAAGAGGCATTTAGGTTGCATGATGAGATGCTTGACAAAGGTCTTAAGCCCGATGATGCGACCTATGATATTCTTATAAGTGGAAAGTTGAAAGATAATAGTTTGGGTCGTGGTAGTTCAATGCCACAATGA
- the LOC107029065 gene encoding pentatricopeptide repeat-containing protein At3g54980, mitochondrial isoform X2 has product MLSSPRIMSFMFFSVTEMTLIQLIVNSAMHQHKSRRLLDYYASSDSGPSATVVFNGLVKCGKTFDFELNPKIFNFLMSSCMKANRLNDAIDCFNAMLEHDIMLWIPIMNSLLKKLVRQGMVGVAEDLYTDIVSRGTHYDCGTVHILMEACLREGKMKEAVKLLEEAKMSGIKFDAGLYSCGVYVACKEQNLSLALKLLEEMKYGGWVPSEGTYTNIILACVKQGNMVKALRLKDEMLSNGHLMNLVVATSLMKGYHLQGNLSSALDLFDKLVEYGLTPNKATYAVLIEGCCKNGDVEKALLVYRQMKLAGINSNAYIENSLIKGFLSVDLLDEAMNVFDGAINSGTANVFVYNSIIAWLCKKGQMDKAQNTWDKMVANGILPTITSYNNIILGNCRNGNMDKALDFFSQLPERHLKANVVTYSILIDGYFRKGDADKAENMFDQMVSSGISPTDYTFNTVISGMSKVGKTSEAKDLLKRIVEGGDLLPTCMSYNSLIDGFLKEDDVSSALSAYREMCNSGISPDVVTYTTLIDGLCKSNNINLALKLLKEMRNKEIKLDVIAYAVLIDGFCKRRDMKSASELFDEILQVGISPNLFVYNSMMSGFINVNNMEAALVLRDKMINEGVPCDLKTYTTLIDGLLKDGKIDLASDLFTEMLGKGIMPDDITYTVLVHGLSNKGQVENAHKILEEMYKKSMTPSVLIYNTLIAGYFKEGNLQEAFRLHDEMLDKGLKPDDATYDILISGKLKDNSLGRGSSMPQ; this is encoded by the exons ATGTTGAGTTCACCAAGAATCATGTCGTTTATGTTCTTCTCAGTCACAGAGATGACCCTGATTCAGCTTATAG TGAATTCTGCAATGCATCAACATAAATCTCGACGTTTGCTTGATTATTACGCTTCTAGTGACTCCGGTCCGTCTGCTACTGTTGTTTTTAATGGTCTAGTGAAGTGTGGTAAGActtttgattttgagttaaatCCCAAGATTTTCAATTTCTTGATGAGTAGTTGTATGAAAGCTAATCGATTGAATGATGCTATTGATTGTTTCAATGCGATGTTGGAACATGATATAATGTTGTGGATACCAATCATGAACAGCCTTTTAAAGAAATTGGTGAGGCAGGGCATGGTTGGAGTAGCGGAAGATTTGTATACTGATATAGTGTCGAGAGGAACTCATTATGATTGTGGAACTGTTCATATTTTGATGGAGGCTTGTCTCAGAGAAGGGAAAATGAAGGAGGCTGTGAAGCTTTTAGAGGAGGCTAAGATGAGTGGAATTAAGTTTGATGCAGGATTATATAGCTGTGGGGTTTATGTTGCTTGTAAGGAGCAGAATCTAAGTTTAGCGTTGAAGTTGTTGGAGGAGATGAAATACGGGGGTTGGGTTCCTTCTGAGGGAACGTATACAAACATAATTTTGGCTTGTGTGAAACAAGGGAATATGGTCAAGGCGTTGAGGCTCAAGGATGAAATGCTTAGTAATGGCCATCTGATGAACTTGGTGGTTGCAACAAGTTTGATGAAAGGGTATCATCTGCAGGGGAACTTATCAAGTGCTTTGGATTTGTTTGACAAACTGGTCGAGTATGGACTCACTCCGAACAAGGCGACATATGCAGTTTTAATAGAAGGTTGCTGTAAAAATGGGGATGTTGAAAAAGCATTACTAGTTTACAGGCAAATGAAACTTGCAGGTATTAACTCTAATGCTTATATTGAAAATTCGTTGATAAAGGGATTTTTGAGTGTGGACTTGTTAGATGAAGCAATGAATGTGTTTGATGGGGCAATAAATTCAGGGACGGCCAATGTTTTCGTTTACAATAGTATAATCGCATGGTTGTGTAAGAAGGGTCAAATGGATAAAGCTCAAAACACATGGGATAAGATGGTTGCTAATGGAATTTTACCTACTATAACTTCATACAACAATATTATTCTTGGAAATTGCAGAAATGGGAATATGGACAAAGCATTGGATTTCTTCTCCCAGTTGCCAGAAAGACATTTGAAAGCTAATGTTGTAACATATAGCATTTTGATTGACGGGTATTTTAGAAAAGGTGACGCTGATAAAGCTGAGAACATGTTTGATCAAATGGTCTCTTCAGGAATTTCCCCTACTGACTACACATTCAATACCGTGATCAGTGGTATGTCTAAGGTTGGCAAAACATCAGAGGCAAAAGATTTGCTTAAAAGGATTGTGGAAGGAGGAGACCTCCTTCCAACATGCATGTCTTACAATAGTCTAATCGATGGATTTTTGAAGGAAGATGATGTCAGCTCAGCTTTGTCTGCTTATAGAGAGATGTGCAATAGTGGTATTTCCCCAGATGTTGTCACTTACACAACTTTGATTGATGGGTTATGCAAAAGCAATAACATTAATCTAGCTCTAAAACTGCTGAAGGAgatgagaaataaagaaattaagttaGATGTCATTGCATACGCTGTTCTTATAGATGGGTTTTGCAAAAGAAGAGATATGAAAAGTGCTTCTGAACTTTTTGATGAAATCCTTCAAGTTGGTATCTCTCCTAACCTATTTGTTTATAATAGCATGATGAGTGGGTTTATAAATGTGAATAATATGGAAGCAGCACTAGTCTTGCGTGATAAGATGATCAATGAAGGCGTTCCATGTGATCTGAAAACATACACCACATTGATTGATGGGCTTTTGAAGGATGGAAAAATAGATCTGGCATCTGATTTGTTTACTGAGATGCTTGGAAAGGGTATAATGCCTGATGACATCACATATACTGTTCTTGTACATGGTCTTTCAAATAAAGGCCAGGTTGAGAATGCACACAAAATCTTAGAGGAGATGTATAAAAAGAGTATGACTCCTAGTGTTCTGATTTATAATACACTAATTGCTGGATACTTCAAGGAGGGAAATTTGCAAGAGGCATTTAGGTTGCATGATGAGATGCTTGACAAAGGTCTTAAGCCCGATGATGCGACCTATGATATTCTTATAAGTGGAAAGTTGAAAGATAATAGTTTGGGTCGTGGTAGTTCAATGCCACAATGA
- the LOC107029004 gene encoding tRNA (cytosine(38)-C(5))-methyltransferase 2 isoform X3 produces the protein MESEVSRNPWRVLEFYSGIGGLRYSLLKAAVDATVVEAFDINDVANDVYQHNFGHRPFQGNIQTLNAADLDGYNADAWLLSPPCQPYTRQGLQKGSSDARASSFLKILELVPQLLRPPSYLFVENVVGFETSDTHAILVDILEKNNFVTQEFILSPLQFGLPYSRPRYYCLAKRKPLSFEVPEFNCQLLRTPGPLLGQTESTMEKELLLSPEYWDELLQACQPVDDFLVFKTFGNRKDSSTYSFHANDSVKSDRIDEENDVCFVPSSLIERWGSAMDIVYPHSKRCCCFTKSYYRYVKGTGSLLATAEATFQTK, from the exons ATGGAGTCGGAAGTTTCTAGAAATCCATGGCGAGTGCTGGAGTTCTACAGTGGAATTGGTGGCTTGCGGTATTCTCTGCTCAAAGCCGCCGTCGACGCCACTGTTGTAGAAGCTTTCGACATAAACGACGTCGCTAATGATGTTTACCAGCACAACTTCGGTCACCGGCCTTTTCAG GGTAACATTCAGACTCTGAATGCCGCTGATCTTGACGGCTACAATGCTGATGCTTGGTTACTTTCTCCTCCTTGTCAGCCATATACTCGACAAG GACTCCAGAAAGGTTCTAGTGATGCACGTGCATCATCATTTCTTAAAATTCTGGAACTTGTACCACAGTTATTACGTCCTCCATCATATCTTTTTGTGGAAAATGTTGTAGGATTTGAG ACTTCTGATACCCATGCAATATTGGTTGATATATTGgaaaagaataattttgttACACAAGAATTTATTTTGAGTCCACTGCAATTTGGACTGCCATATTCTCGGCCTCGTTATTATTGCTTG GCCAAGAGGAAACCTTTATCGTTTGAAGTCCCTGAATTTAACTGTCAGCTTCTTCGAACCCCTGGTCCTTTACTTGGGCAGACTGAAAGCACAATGGAAAAGGAACTGCTGCTGTCACCAGAGTACTGGGATGAGCTGCTTCAAGCTTGTCAACCTGTAGATGATTTTCTTGTATTCAAAACTTTTGGTAATCGGAAGGACTCATCAACTTATTCTTTCCATGCTAATGATTCTGTAAAATCAGATAGAATTGATGAGGAAAATGATGTGTGCTTTGTTCCATCAAGCCTGATTGAAAGATGGGGAAGTGCCATGG ATATTGTTTATCCTCATTCAAAGCGTTGCTGTTGTTTTACAAAAAGCTATTACAGATATGTGAAGGGTACTGGCTCCCTGTTGGCAACTGCCGAGGCAACTTTCCAG ACAAAATGA
- the LOC107029004 gene encoding tRNA (cytosine(38)-C(5))-methyltransferase 2 isoform X1, producing MESEVSRNPWRVLEFYSGIGGLRYSLLKAAVDATVVEAFDINDVANDVYQHNFGHRPFQGNIQTLNAADLDGYNADAWLLSPPCQPYTRQGLQKGSSDARASSFLKILELVPQLLRPPSYLFVENVVGFETSDTHAILVDILEKNNFVTQEFILSPLQFGLPYSRPRYYCLAKRKPLSFEVPEFNCQLLRTPGPLLGQTESTMEKELLLSPEYWDELLQACQPVDDFLVFKTFGNRKDSSTYSFHANDSVKSDRIDEENDVCFVPSSLIERWGSAMDIVYPHSKRCCCFTKSYYRYVKGTGSLLATAEATFQEKPENRTPSLQDLSLRYFTPREVANLHSFPEDFQFPQHISLRQRYAMLGNSLSVGVVAPLLQYLFINHS from the exons ATGGAGTCGGAAGTTTCTAGAAATCCATGGCGAGTGCTGGAGTTCTACAGTGGAATTGGTGGCTTGCGGTATTCTCTGCTCAAAGCCGCCGTCGACGCCACTGTTGTAGAAGCTTTCGACATAAACGACGTCGCTAATGATGTTTACCAGCACAACTTCGGTCACCGGCCTTTTCAG GGTAACATTCAGACTCTGAATGCCGCTGATCTTGACGGCTACAATGCTGATGCTTGGTTACTTTCTCCTCCTTGTCAGCCATATACTCGACAAG GACTCCAGAAAGGTTCTAGTGATGCACGTGCATCATCATTTCTTAAAATTCTGGAACTTGTACCACAGTTATTACGTCCTCCATCATATCTTTTTGTGGAAAATGTTGTAGGATTTGAG ACTTCTGATACCCATGCAATATTGGTTGATATATTGgaaaagaataattttgttACACAAGAATTTATTTTGAGTCCACTGCAATTTGGACTGCCATATTCTCGGCCTCGTTATTATTGCTTG GCCAAGAGGAAACCTTTATCGTTTGAAGTCCCTGAATTTAACTGTCAGCTTCTTCGAACCCCTGGTCCTTTACTTGGGCAGACTGAAAGCACAATGGAAAAGGAACTGCTGCTGTCACCAGAGTACTGGGATGAGCTGCTTCAAGCTTGTCAACCTGTAGATGATTTTCTTGTATTCAAAACTTTTGGTAATCGGAAGGACTCATCAACTTATTCTTTCCATGCTAATGATTCTGTAAAATCAGATAGAATTGATGAGGAAAATGATGTGTGCTTTGTTCCATCAAGCCTGATTGAAAGATGGGGAAGTGCCATGG ATATTGTTTATCCTCATTCAAAGCGTTGCTGTTGTTTTACAAAAAGCTATTACAGATATGTGAAGGGTACTGGCTCCCTGTTGGCAACTGCCGAGGCAACTTTCCAG GAAAAACCAGAGAATAGAACGCCTTCACTGCAGGATCTGTCTCTCAGATACTTCACACCTAGGGAG GTTGCGAATTTGCATTCTTTTCCAGAAGACTTCCAGTTTCCACAACACATCAGTCTTCGCCAACG TTATGCAATGCTAGGAAACAGTTTAAGTGTGGGAGTGGTTGCTCCACTGCTTCAATATCTCTTCATCAACCAttcatga
- the LOC107029004 gene encoding tRNA (cytosine(38)-C(5))-methyltransferase 2 isoform X2, with amino-acid sequence MESEVSRNPWRVLEFYSGIGGLRYSLLKAAVDATVVEAFDINDVANDVYQHNFGHRPFQGNIQTLNAADLDGYNADAWLLSPPCQPYTRQGLQKGSSDARASSFLKILELVPQLLRPPSYLFVENVVGFETSDTHAILVDILEKNNFVTQEFILSPLQFGLPYSRPRYYCLAKRKPLSFEVPEFNCQLLRTPGPLLGQTESTMEKELLLSPEYWDELLQACQPVDDFLVFKTFGNRKDSSTYSFHANDSVKSDRIDEENDVCFVPSSLIERWGSAMDHRYCLSSFKALLLFYKKLLQICEGYWLPVGNCRGNFPDKMTSLI; translated from the exons ATGGAGTCGGAAGTTTCTAGAAATCCATGGCGAGTGCTGGAGTTCTACAGTGGAATTGGTGGCTTGCGGTATTCTCTGCTCAAAGCCGCCGTCGACGCCACTGTTGTAGAAGCTTTCGACATAAACGACGTCGCTAATGATGTTTACCAGCACAACTTCGGTCACCGGCCTTTTCAG GGTAACATTCAGACTCTGAATGCCGCTGATCTTGACGGCTACAATGCTGATGCTTGGTTACTTTCTCCTCCTTGTCAGCCATATACTCGACAAG GACTCCAGAAAGGTTCTAGTGATGCACGTGCATCATCATTTCTTAAAATTCTGGAACTTGTACCACAGTTATTACGTCCTCCATCATATCTTTTTGTGGAAAATGTTGTAGGATTTGAG ACTTCTGATACCCATGCAATATTGGTTGATATATTGgaaaagaataattttgttACACAAGAATTTATTTTGAGTCCACTGCAATTTGGACTGCCATATTCTCGGCCTCGTTATTATTGCTTG GCCAAGAGGAAACCTTTATCGTTTGAAGTCCCTGAATTTAACTGTCAGCTTCTTCGAACCCCTGGTCCTTTACTTGGGCAGACTGAAAGCACAATGGAAAAGGAACTGCTGCTGTCACCAGAGTACTGGGATGAGCTGCTTCAAGCTTGTCAACCTGTAGATGATTTTCTTGTATTCAAAACTTTTGGTAATCGGAAGGACTCATCAACTTATTCTTTCCATGCTAATGATTCTGTAAAATCAGATAGAATTGATGAGGAAAATGATGTGTGCTTTGTTCCATCAAGCCTGATTGAAAGATGGGGAAGTGCCATGG ATCACAGATATTGTTTATCCTCATTCAAAGCGTTGCTGTTGTTTTACAAAAAGCTATTACAGATATGTGAAGGGTACTGGCTCCCTGTTGGCAACTGCCGAGGCAACTTTCCAG ACAAAATGACATCCCTCATTTAA
- the LOC107027786 gene encoding ammonium transporter 3 member 1-like — MSLSSPPAFNFSLLPSNLIPGDANPPWMSKGDNAWQLVAATLVGLQSVPGLIILYGGAVKKKWAVNSAFMVLYAFACVLLCWVCWGYRMSFGEKLIPIWGKIDVALEQDYLFQKAFLGMFPNATMVFFQFVFAAITLVLIAGALLGRMNFYAWMLFVPLWLTFSYTFGAYTIWSSNGWLSVNGIIDYSGGYVIHLSSGVAGFTAAYWVGPRSTKDRERFPPNNILLMLAGAGLLWMGWSGFNGGDPYAANIDASLAVLNTHVAAATSLLTWLVLDVIFFGKPSVIGAVQGMITGLVAITPAAGVVQGWAAIAIGLCSGSIPWFTMMVVHKKSELLQKVDDTMAVFHTHAVAGCLGGLLTGLFAHPRLCYLFYGYYNNYYGLFYGLHDGQAHKGLRQMGLQLLGILFIVVVNVVMTSLICLLVQLIVPLRMSEEDMEIGDEAAHGEEAYAIWGQGDRLEKSAGFSDTAAGAAKSSYKTSRSQVEMV, encoded by the exons ATGAGTTTATCATCTCCACCAGCCTTTAACTTTTCTTTGCTCCCATCAAACTTGATTCCGGGGGACGCGAATCCTCCGTGGATGAGCAAAGGTGACAATGCATGGCAACTTGTAGCAGCCACCTTAGTGGGGCTACAAAGTGTACCAGGCCTTATAATACTCTATGGAGGAGcagttaaaaaaaaatgggcAGTAAATTCAGCTTTCATGGTTTTATATGCCTTTGCTTGTGTGCTACTATGTTGGGTTTGTTGGGGATATAGAATGTCATTTGGAGAAAAACTAATACCAATATGGGGTAAAATAGACGTTGCGTTAGAACAAGATTACCTCTTCCAGAAAGCATTTCTGGGGATGTTTCCTAACGCGACTATGGTGTTTTTCCAGTTTGTATTCGCGGCTATCACTTTGGTTCTGATAGCGGGTGCATTGCTTGGAAGGATGAATTTTTATGCTTGGATGTTGTTTGTACCATTGTGGCTAAcattttcttatacttttggTGCATATACTATTTGGTCATCTAATGGTTGGTTGTCTGTTAATGGTATTATTGACTATTCTGGTGGATATGTCATTCATCTCTCTTCTGGTGTAGCTGGTTTTACTGCTGCTTATTGG GTGGGTCCAAGATCAACCAAGGACAGAGAGAGATTTCCACCAAATAACATACTTCTGATGTTGGCTGGGGCAGGACTCCTGTGGATGGGGTGGTCAGGGTTCAATGGAGGTGATCCATATGCAGCCAACATTGATGCATCCTTGGCCGTGTTAAACACACATGTTGCTGCTGCTACAAGCTTGTTAACATGGCTCGTTCTTGATGTCATCTTCTTTGGAAAGCCTTCTGTTATTGGTGCTGTCCAAGGCATGATCACTGGCTTAGTTGCAATCACACCTGCTGCAG GTGTTGTACAGGGATGGGCAGCCATAGCTATAGGACTATGTTCAGGCTCAATTCCATGGTTCACAATGATGGTAGTCCATAAGAAATCTGAGCTTCTTCAAAAAGTGGACGACACAATGGCTGTCTTCCACACCCATGCTGTGGCTGGATGCCTAGGAGGACTCCTCACGGGGCTCTTTGCTCACCCGAGACTATGTTACCTTTTCTATGGCTACTATAACAACTATTATGGCCTCTTCTATGGGCTTCACGACGGACAAGCCCACAAAGGACTCAGGCAAATGGGTCTCCAACTTCTTGGGATTCTGTTCATCGTGGTGGTGAACGTTGTGATGACAAGCTTGATATGTTTGTTGGTGCAGCTCATTGTACCACTCAGGATGTCAGAGGAAGATATGGAAATTGGAGATGAAGCTGCACATGGTGAGGAAGCTTATGCTATTTGGGGACAAGGTGATAGGCTTGAGAAATCTGCAGGATTTTCTGATACTGCTGCTGGAGCTGCTAAGTCTAGTTATAAAACGTCTAGAAGTCAGGTCGAAATGGTCTAA